The following proteins are encoded in a genomic region of Thioclava nitratireducens:
- a CDS encoding LOG family protein has product MSETIEGERAKPQPADDVAREVDLPWCEPKPSHEDVRAPDLTREIMAHPNYLQADEDVDFLNRDDMRGARLQLDYQKAETLLREQGIAHSIVVFGGTRIPEPQAAHEKLAEMEARSAADPGNDDLTRRVEIARRVAAKSRYYDVARAFGRIVGAREGPHGNRLVIVTGGGPGMMEAANRGAYDAGARTVGLNITLPHEQFPNPYITPGLCFRFRYFALRKLHFLMRARALVVFPGGYGTLDELFETLTLIQTRKIRPLPVILVGREYWSRVFDPDFLVEEGVIDPEDRDLFWYAESAEEIWEDIGRWYAQFGRNIDEPMGGEDEDFISRCRA; this is encoded by the coding sequence ATGTCGGAGACAATCGAAGGGGAACGCGCCAAGCCCCAGCCCGCCGATGACGTGGCGCGCGAGGTCGATCTGCCGTGGTGCGAGCCCAAGCCCAGCCACGAGGATGTCCGCGCCCCCGATCTGACCCGCGAGATCATGGCGCATCCGAATTACTTGCAGGCCGATGAGGATGTCGATTTCCTCAACCGCGACGACATGCGCGGCGCGCGCCTGCAGCTCGATTACCAGAAGGCCGAGACGCTGCTGCGCGAACAGGGCATCGCCCATTCGATCGTGGTTTTCGGCGGCACCCGGATCCCCGAACCGCAAGCCGCGCATGAGAAGCTGGCCGAGATGGAGGCCCGCAGCGCGGCCGATCCGGGCAATGACGATCTGACGCGACGCGTCGAGATTGCCAGACGCGTCGCCGCGAAAAGTCGCTATTACGACGTCGCCCGCGCCTTCGGCCGGATCGTCGGCGCGCGCGAGGGCCCGCATGGCAACCGGCTGGTGATCGTCACCGGCGGCGGGCCGGGGATGATGGAGGCCGCCAATCGCGGCGCCTATGATGCGGGCGCGCGTACGGTGGGGCTCAATATTACGCTCCCGCACGAGCAATTCCCCAACCCCTACATCACGCCCGGCCTGTGCTTCCGCTTCCGCTATTTCGCCCTGCGCAAGCTTCATTTCCTGATGCGCGCGCGGGCGCTCGTGGTGTTTCCGGGCGGCTATGGCACGCTCGACGAACTGTTCGAGACGCTCACGCTGATCCAGACCCGCAAGATCCGCCCGCTGCCGGTGATCCTTGTCGGGCGCGAGTATTGGAGCCGGGTCTTCGATCCGGATTTCCTTGTGGAGGAGGGGGTGATCGACCCCGAGGACCGCGACCTGTTCTGGTATGCCGAAAGCGCCGAGGAGATCTGGGAGGATATCGGGCGTTGGTATGCGCAGTTCGGTCGCAATATCGACGAACCAATGGGAGGAGAGGATGAAGATTTCATTTCACGGTGCCGCGCATGA
- a CDS encoding alpha/beta fold hydrolase, whose amino-acid sequence MPELSFTRAGNGPPLVLVHGYLGGSAMWDAQLAHFSPFRDVICPDLAGFGASAALEAPESIEGHARMVLGLLDRLEVERFDLLGHSMGGMVVQEMIRLAPTRIRKLILYGTGPRGVMPGRFETIAQSRERLLRDGVPATARRIAATWFRQGEAAEGFPLCLSLGQKARQQAALASLTAWEAWDGTPALGAIASPTLVLWGSRDRSYDWTQPEALWRGIPGADLAVMPGCAHNVHMEKPDRFNRLVGDFLDAADF is encoded by the coding sequence ATGCCGGAATTGTCCTTCACCCGGGCAGGCAACGGGCCGCCCCTCGTCCTCGTGCACGGCTATCTCGGCGGCAGCGCAATGTGGGACGCGCAGCTTGCGCATTTCAGCCCGTTCCGCGATGTCATATGTCCCGATCTCGCGGGGTTCGGGGCAAGCGCAGCGCTGGAGGCGCCCGAGAGCATCGAAGGTCACGCGCGCATGGTGCTCGGACTTCTCGACCGGCTCGAGGTCGAGCGCTTCGATCTTCTCGGCCATTCGATGGGCGGCATGGTCGTGCAGGAGATGATCCGGCTGGCCCCCACGCGCATCCGCAAGCTGATACTCTACGGCACCGGGCCGCGCGGCGTGATGCCGGGTCGGTTCGAGACGATCGCGCAATCCCGTGAACGGCTTCTGCGCGACGGGGTGCCCGCGACCGCGCGGCGGATCGCGGCGACATGGTTCCGGCAGGGAGAGGCGGCGGAGGGATTTCCGCTCTGCCTGTCGCTCGGGCAGAAGGCGCGCCAGCAGGCCGCACTCGCAAGCCTCACGGCCTGGGAAGCTTGGGATGGCACGCCCGCTCTTGGCGCGATCGCAAGCCCGACCCTCGTCCTTTGGGGCAGCCGCGACCGCTCCTATGACTGGACGCAGCCCGAAGCGCTCTGGCGCGGCATCCCGGGGGCGGATCTCGCCGTGATGCCCGGCTGCGCGCATAACGTTCACATGGAGAAACCGGACCGGTTCAACAGGCTGGTCGGCGATTTCCTCGATGCGGCAGACTTTTAG
- a CDS encoding MBL fold metallo-hydrolase RNA specificity domain-containing protein: MKISFHGAAHEVTGSCHLVECAGRKILIDCGMFQGRSELVEDNAAKFGFEPSEIDMVLLTHAHLDHCGRLPLLVKRGFKGEIIATSATRDLARLVMLDAAHLQEEEARRHHRHGRRGGSREALYDTMDALDAVDRFGRNATYRKTLSLFDGIEATFFDAGHILGSASIRLDLTEHGRTRKILFSGDLGPDNRPLLNDADPPEDADIVVMETTYGERDHRGLEASIAEFLAAIRATTGRGGNVIIPTFALERAQELLWFLREGMASGEIEKSLRVFLDSPMAISATRIFARHDEALRPELANIIHKGRDPFQLPELHFTRETQDSIALNEIRSGAVIMAGSGMCTGGRVRHHLRHNLARQESAVIFVGYAAEGTLARIIVDGAKHVKLFGEEIPVRAQIHTINGFSAHADQTDLKRWLARTRHPEKIFLVHGEKKSMEVFAKGLDPAKVVMPELHHSFEL; the protein is encoded by the coding sequence ATGAAGATTTCATTTCACGGTGCCGCGCATGAGGTGACGGGCTCCTGCCATCTCGTCGAATGCGCGGGGCGCAAGATCCTGATCGATTGCGGCATGTTCCAGGGCCGCTCGGAACTGGTCGAAGACAACGCCGCGAAATTCGGCTTCGAGCCCTCAGAGATCGACATGGTATTGCTGACCCATGCCCATCTCGATCACTGCGGGCGGCTCCCGCTTCTGGTCAAGCGCGGCTTCAAGGGCGAGATCATCGCGACCTCGGCCACGCGCGATCTGGCGCGACTGGTGATGCTCGACGCGGCGCATCTGCAAGAGGAAGAGGCGCGCCGTCATCACCGCCATGGGCGGCGCGGCGGGTCGCGTGAGGCGCTTTACGACACGATGGACGCGCTCGACGCGGTCGATCGGTTCGGGCGCAACGCGACTTATCGCAAGACGCTCTCGCTGTTCGACGGGATCGAGGCGACCTTTTTCGACGCGGGCCATATCCTCGGCTCGGCCTCGATCCGGCTTGACCTGACCGAGCATGGCCGCACCCGCAAGATCCTGTTCTCGGGCGATCTGGGCCCCGACAATCGCCCGCTTCTCAACGATGCCGACCCGCCGGAGGATGCAGATATCGTGGTGATGGAAACCACCTATGGCGAGCGCGACCATCGCGGGCTCGAGGCCTCGATCGCGGAATTCCTCGCCGCGATCCGCGCGACCACGGGGCGGGGCGGCAATGTCATCATCCCGACCTTCGCGCTGGAGCGTGCGCAGGAGTTGCTGTGGTTCCTGCGCGAGGGGATGGCCTCGGGCGAGATCGAGAAATCGCTGCGGGTGTTCCTCGACTCTCCGATGGCGATCTCCGCGACCCGGATCTTCGCGCGCCATGACGAGGCGCTGCGCCCGGAACTGGCCAATATCATCCACAAGGGGCGCGACCCGTTCCAGCTGCCCGAGCTGCATTTCACCCGCGAGACGCAGGATTCGATCGCACTCAACGAGATCCGCTCGGGCGCGGTGATCATGGCGGGTTCGGGGATGTGCACGGGCGGGCGCGTGCGCCACCACCTGCGCCACAATCTCGCGCGGCAAGAAAGTGCTGTGATCTTCGTGGGTTACGCCGCCGAAGGGACGCTCGCGCGGATCATCGTGGACGGGGCGAAACATGTGAAGCTTTTCGGCGAGGAGATCCCGGTGCGTGCGCAGATCCACACGATCAACGGCTTTTCCGCCCATGCCGACCAGACCGATCTGAAACGCTGGCTGGCCCGCACCCGCCACCCGGAAAAGATCTTCCTCGTGCATGGCGAGAAAAAGTCGATGGAGGTCTTCGCGAAAGGGCTCGACCCGGCGAAGGTCGTTATGCCCGAGCTGCATCACAGCTTCGAGCTCTAG
- the hisD gene encoding histidinol dehydrogenase, which yields MIYLKKAVRTAEADQEGVHDIVSKMLAKIAAGGEDAARHYARELDKWTGEIVVTPEQRAAASAAVPEPLKADIQFAHNNVRRFAEAQRATVTDCTIEILPGLTAGQKQIPVSATGCYVPGGRYSHVASAIMTITTAKVAGVPHITACSPPRPGLGIPPAILYAMDLCGADVILSMGGVQGVAAMANGLFGLPKADILVGPGNQYVAEAKRILFGQIGIDMFAGPTDSMVIADATADPEMVAYDLVGQAEHGYNSPVWLVTSDRALADQVMRLVPELIETLPELNRHSAKASWADFAEVILCDGAEEMARFADQLAPEHLHVQCRDLDWWLARLKSYGSLFLGEETTVAFGDKTSGPNHVLPTSGAARYTGGLSVHKFMKTITWQRATREAARPLAEATARISRLEGMEGHARSADIRLSKFFPEEHFDLRPAQVQG from the coding sequence ATGATCTACTTGAAGAAAGCCGTCCGGACAGCCGAGGCGGATCAGGAAGGCGTGCATGACATCGTCTCGAAGATGCTGGCGAAGATCGCGGCCGGCGGCGAGGACGCGGCGCGTCACTATGCAAGAGAACTCGACAAATGGACCGGCGAGATCGTCGTCACCCCGGAGCAGCGCGCCGCCGCCAGCGCCGCCGTGCCCGAGCCGCTCAAGGCCGATATCCAGTTTGCCCATAACAACGTGCGCCGCTTCGCCGAGGCGCAGCGCGCGACGGTCACCGATTGCACGATCGAGATACTTCCGGGCCTGACCGCCGGGCAGAAGCAGATCCCGGTCTCGGCCACCGGTTGCTACGTGCCCGGCGGGCGCTACAGCCACGTTGCCAGCGCGATCATGACGATCACCACTGCCAAGGTCGCGGGCGTGCCCCACATCACCGCCTGTTCGCCGCCGCGGCCCGGTCTCGGCATCCCGCCCGCGATCCTCTACGCGATGGACCTGTGCGGCGCCGACGTGATCCTTTCGATGGGCGGCGTGCAGGGGGTGGCCGCGATGGCCAATGGTCTGTTCGGCCTGCCAAAGGCGGATATCCTCGTCGGACCCGGCAACCAATATGTCGCTGAGGCCAAGCGGATCCTCTTCGGCCAGATCGGCATCGACATGTTCGCTGGCCCGACCGACAGCATGGTGATCGCCGATGCCACGGCGGATCCCGAGATGGTCGCCTATGATCTGGTGGGGCAGGCGGAGCATGGCTACAACTCGCCCGTCTGGCTCGTCACCTCCGATCGCGCTCTGGCCGATCAGGTCATGCGCCTCGTGCCGGAGCTGATAGAGACCCTGCCGGAACTCAATCGCCACAGCGCGAAAGCGTCCTGGGCGGATTTCGCGGAAGTCATCCTGTGCGACGGCGCCGAGGAGATGGCGCGGTTCGCCGATCAACTCGCGCCCGAGCATCTGCACGTGCAGTGTCGGGATCTCGACTGGTGGCTGGCCCGGCTGAAATCCTACGGCTCGCTGTTTCTCGGCGAAGAGACGACCGTAGCCTTCGGTGACAAGACATCGGGCCCCAATCATGTGCTGCCGACCTCTGGGGCCGCGCGCTACACTGGCGGGCTCTCGGTGCACAAGTTCATGAAGACGATCACCTGGCAGCGCGCCACCCGCGAGGCGGCCCGACCGCTCGCGGAGGCGACGGCACGAATCTCGCGGCTCGAGGGGATGGAGGGGCATGCGCGGTCCGCCGATATCCGGCTTTCCAAGTTCTTCCCCGAGGAACATTTCGACCTGCGTCCGGCGCAGGTCCAGGGCTGA
- a CDS encoding F0F1 ATP synthase subunit gamma, with protein sequence MAGFYSAVDKARMRAMIAAQDNTSDTLTELIQTSRSLRQDEITEEIVELATASLPVR encoded by the coding sequence GTGGCCGGATTTTACTCCGCCGTTGACAAGGCCCGGATGCGCGCAATGATCGCCGCTCAGGACAATACCTCCGACACGCTGACCGAGCTGATCCAAACCTCGCGCAGCCTGCGGCAGGACGAAATCACCGAGGAGATCGTGGAGCTTGCCACCGCAAGCCTGCCGGTTCGGTAA
- a CDS encoding endonuclease/exonuclease/phosphatase family protein, with the protein MRIASLNTQNMRLLPNRELGRLHGAWDSDDPEDPRLDPIDRRLTADLLAGIDADLVALQEVFDIATLEHFHARYLLPTGTRPYPERVCLPGNDGRGLDLAVLSRRALGAVRSHAALTPGDLGLELPEGVDPEMPIFRRDCLMVEVGALTLFITHFKSPYPDEAAAWRTRHLEALATRALIEQHFDNPAEALWLILGDLNEPDASELPLPRATAPLEHGFSVDLMARMPRPERWTYYDPHSARYHCPDVLFASPALAARYPDAVPRILRKGLGTEAARYQGERLPGIGRHRPHASDHAAVAIDLPGL; encoded by the coding sequence ATGCGGATCGCGAGCCTCAACACCCAAAACATGCGCCTGCTACCGAACCGGGAGCTGGGGCGGCTGCATGGGGCTTGGGACAGCGACGACCCCGAGGACCCGCGCCTCGATCCGATCGACCGGCGGTTGACGGCCGATCTGCTCGCCGGGATCGACGCCGATCTGGTCGCGCTGCAAGAGGTGTTCGACATCGCGACCCTGGAGCACTTCCACGCGCGCTACCTGCTGCCCACCGGCACGCGGCCTTACCCCGAGCGGGTCTGCCTGCCGGGCAATGACGGGCGCGGGCTCGATTTGGCGGTGCTGTCGCGCCGCGCGCTGGGAGCGGTGCGCAGTCACGCAGCGCTGACGCCGGGCGATCTGGGGCTGGAGCTGCCCGAGGGCGTCGATCCCGAGATGCCGATCTTCCGGCGCGATTGCCTGATGGTCGAAGTGGGCGCGCTGACGCTGTTCATCACGCATTTCAAATCGCCCTACCCCGACGAGGCCGCCGCCTGGCGCACCCGGCACCTCGAGGCGCTGGCGACGCGGGCGCTGATCGAGCAGCACTTCGACAATCCGGCCGAAGCGCTCTGGCTGATCCTTGGCGATCTCAACGAACCCGACGCCTCCGAGCTACCTCTGCCCCGCGCGACGGCGCCGCTTGAACACGGGTTCAGCGTGGATCTGATGGCGCGGATGCCCCGGCCCGAACGCTGGACCTATTACGACCCCCATTCGGCGCGCTACCATTGCCCCGATGTGCTGTTCGCCTCGCCCGCGCTCGCCGCGCGCTACCCCGATGCGGTGCCGCGTATCTTGCGCAAGGGCTTGGGCACCGAGGCCGCCCGCTATCAGGGCGAGCGCCTGCCCGGCATCGGCCGCCACCGCCCCCATGCAAGCGATCACGCGGCCGTCGCGATCGACCTGCCGGGGCTGTGA
- a CDS encoding ABC transporter permease subunit: protein MTEQTTQTPTKPPGLWARISRSRATKPGQTYGVPGQGNTLWLSIGSILFFFFVWWLVTFMGWVKPLFVPSPMAIVSKFLSVWSDGYTGTSFLDHVVISTVRVFGAFLLACVIGIPLGLAMGMSPIMRGIFDPPIEFYRPIPPLAYLPLMIIWFGIGETSKVLLIFLSVFAPVVLGARSGVKSAAIEQIHAAYSFGATRWQVMRYVIMPSAMPEILTAMRIGVGFGWTTLVAAEMVASTKGLGYMVLSASQFLQTPVVIMGIFVIAAIAFAFDLLMRFVERRLVPWKGRM, encoded by the coding sequence ATGACGGAGCAAACAACTCAAACCCCGACGAAACCGCCCGGACTGTGGGCGCGGATTTCCCGCTCGCGCGCGACCAAGCCCGGTCAGACCTACGGCGTCCCGGGGCAGGGCAATACGCTGTGGCTCTCGATTGGCTCGATCCTGTTTTTCTTCTTCGTCTGGTGGCTCGTGACCTTCATGGGCTGGGTGAAGCCGCTCTTCGTGCCCTCGCCGATGGCGATCGTGTCGAAGTTTCTCTCGGTCTGGAGCGACGGCTATACTGGCACCTCGTTTCTCGATCACGTAGTGATTTCGACCGTGCGAGTCTTCGGCGCCTTCCTGCTGGCTTGCGTGATCGGGATTCCGTTGGGGCTCGCGATGGGGATGAGCCCGATCATGCGCGGCATATTCGACCCGCCGATCGAGTTCTACCGGCCGATTCCGCCGCTCGCCTACCTGCCGCTGATGATCATCTGGTTCGGCATCGGCGAGACCTCCAAGGTCCTGCTGATCTTCCTGTCGGTCTTCGCGCCGGTCGTGCTGGGGGCGCGCTCTGGCGTCAAATCCGCCGCGATCGAGCAGATCCACGCCGCCTATTCCTTCGGTGCGACACGCTGGCAGGTGATGCGCTATGTCATCATGCCCTCCGCGATGCCGGAGATCCTGACGGCGATGCGGATCGGGGTCGGCTTCGGCTGGACCACGCTGGTCGCCGCGGAGATGGTCGCCTCGACCAAGGGGCTTGGCTACATGGTGCTCTCCGCCAGCCAGTTCCTGCAGACACCGGTCGTGATCATGGGGATCTTCGTGATCGCCGCGATCGCCTTCGCTTTCGATCTCTTGATGCGCTTCGTCGAGCGTCGCCTCGTGCCCTGGAAGGGCAGAATGTAA